In Prunus dulcis chromosome 1, ALMONDv2, whole genome shotgun sequence, the following are encoded in one genomic region:
- the LOC117617107 gene encoding uncharacterized protein LOC117617107 produces the protein MDRKDGADHGGHGCSTEQQGYSGHLLLDQKCQTLVDSIKRRYRDPLAITWQVFRAAFDSQYYPQAYQNVKMQEFLQLEQGIMTVLEYEKKFHDLSKYCLPLVEDEIKKCQLFTMGLKASIRDIVISQRLTNFGDVVMSASLIESSQMMVRPRGELRKQQFDIGGPSQGSSKRGSYSSGSSSGRSYGGYRPGFSSSGGSNQSSSSGNCFGGSTVRGTGRQLLSASGRRSRPQCARCGRYHSGPCQQGTTGCYYYGQSGHFRKDCLLFLQNRETTIASTPGTGMQGRSQETPQFVEASSSGGAQTSVGSSQ, from the coding sequence ATGGATAGAAAGGATGGAGCGGATCATGGAGGTCATGGCTGTTCCACAGAACAGCAGGGTTACTCTGGCCACCTTCTTCTTGATCAGAAATGCCAGACATTGGTGGACTCGATTAAGAGGAGATATCGGGATCCTTTAGCCATTACGTGGCAAGTATTTAGAGCTGCATTTGACAGTCAGTATTACCCACAAGCCTACCAGAATGTGAAGATGCAAGAGTTTTTACAGCTGGAACAGGGGATAATGACTGTATTAGAGTACGAGAAAAAGTTTCATGATCTGTCAAAGTATTGTCTTCCACTGGTGGAGGATGAAATCAAGAAGTGTCAACTTTTCACGATGGGGTTAAAGGCTTCCATCCGAGATATTGTGATCAGTCAGCGGTTGACTAATTTTGGTGATGTGGTGATGTCTGCCTCGTTGATTGAAAGTAGCCAGATGATGGTCAGGCCACGGGGTGAACTCCGTAAGCAGCAGTTTGACATAGGTGGTCCTAGTCAGGGATCATCTAAGAGAGGCAGTTACAGTTCTGGATCATCTAGTGGTCGCAGCTATGGAGGTTACCGACCTGGATTTAGTTCCAGCGGAGGTTCCAACCAAAGTAGCAGTTCTGGAAACTGCTTTGGGGGTAGTACAGTTAGAGGTACTGGAAGACAGTTGCTGTCAGCATCTGGCAGGAGGAGTCGCCCCCAATGTGCCAGGTGTGGTAGGTACCATTCTGGGCCTTGCCAGCAGGGCACTACTGGATGCTATTACTATGGACAGTCTGGACATTTTCGAAAAGATTGCCTGTTGTTCCTTCAGAATAGAGAGACCACAATTGCATCGACTCCAGGGACAGGTATGCAGGGTAGATCACAGGAGACACCACAGTTTGTGGAGGCTTCGTCCAGTGGTGGAGCCCAGACCAGTGTAGGCAGCAGTCAGTAA
- the LOC117617118 gene encoding uncharacterized protein LOC117617118 yields the protein MDPNPFPPPAKGRRGRGGNNPFANNDRNRPGVNWRNHPEPEEEEEHREEALPRPYRVEPRVNHVQPEKGRNQHPVNALNDMGALQRMIRDMIKPEARRGERPTYRKPYPAYIDQIPLSPGFKVPNFTLFNGEDPHASSVEHIGRFSVQCIAIENNLMLKLRFFGNSLSGQAFTQYTSLPANSVQTWEHMESVFHDYYYRVQPEATISDLAALKQSEDEPAQDFITRFIKLKMKCRIPMEERHFIQMAQAALKISLRKRFDGMLFGNLAELADKASKYEELLREEQHKRNSSKGTYYKSPSSSIHLIEVESEENVEGSEEREIAVAEMAKLKHPISCKALTKPPKDQKPPPFTRGFVPNKPRQNKVYSFDLTKVDALFDEMLLHKAIETPHRMPKPEELKGRQYCRWHNSWNHSTNSCVVFSRLLSF from the coding sequence ATGGATCCCAATCCATTCCCTCCACCTGCAAAAGGCAGAAGAGGTAGAGGGGGAAACAACCCTTTTGCTAACAATGATAGGAATAGGCCAGGGGTAAACTGGAGAAATCATCCAGAGccagaagaagaggaagaacacAGGGAGGAAGCTCTGCCCAGGCCATACAGAGTGGAGCCCAGGGTTAATCACGTCCAGCCAGAAAAGGGACGAAATCAGCACCCTGTCAATGCTTTGAATGACATGGGGGCATTACAGAGAATGATCAGAGATATGATAAAGCCTGAAGCCAGAAGAGGAGAGAGGCCCACCTATAGAAAGCCATATCCGGCTTATATCGATCAAATACCTCTATCACCAGGCTTCAAGGTGCCAAACTTCACCTTGTTCAACGGAGAGGATCCTCATGCTTCATCAGTTGAGCATATAGGCAGGTTCTCTGTCCAGTGCATAGCCATAGAAAATAACCTTATGTTAAAACTAAGGTTTTTTGGGAATTCTCTCTCTGGACAAGCTTTCACCCAGTACACCAGTCTGCCAGCTAATTCTGTTCAAACTTGGGAGCATATGGAAAGTGTTTTTCATGACTATTATTATAGGGTTCAGCCAGAAGCCACCATCAGTGATCTTGCTGCCCTCAAACAAAGTGAAGATGAACCTGCCCAAGACTTCATAACCAGGTTCATAAAGCTCAAAATGAAGTGCCGGATCCCTATGGAAGAAAGGCACTTCATCCAGATGGCTCAGGCTGCCCTTAAAATCTCTCTGAGAAAAAGATTTGATGGGATGCTGTTTGGAAATTTGGCAGAACTGGCAGATAAAGCATCTAAATATGAGGAGCTGCTTAGGGAAGAACAGCATAAGAGGAACTCTTCCAAAGGCACGTATTATAAGtcaccttcttcttcaataCATCTGATTGAGGTAGAATCAGAAGAAAATGTAGAAGGCtcggaagaaagagaaatcgCAGTAGCAGAGATGGCAAAATTGAAACATCCCATCAGCTGCAAGGCTCTTACAAAGCCACCGAAGGACCAAAAGCCGCCACCATTCACAAGAGGATTTGTTCCAAATAAACCAAGACAGAACAAAGTTTATTCCTTTGATCTAACCAAGGTGGATGCTTTATTTGATGAGATGTTGCTACATAAAGCAATAGAGACACCCCACAGGATGCCCAAGCCGGAAGAGCTCAAGGGCAGACAGTATTGCAGGTGGCACAACTCTTGGAACCATTCTACCAATAGTTGTGTTGTTTTCAGTCGTCTTTTAtctttctag